Proteins found in one Panicum hallii strain FIL2 chromosome 4, PHallii_v3.1, whole genome shotgun sequence genomic segment:
- the LOC112891183 gene encoding heterogeneous nuclear ribonucleoprotein 1-like, giving the protein MAGYGEENQDAMNGYEEEEEEEEVEEVEEVYEEEEEEGDGEADDGAAAAGAEEAASAPDPAEMRSGGGGRGLADVVGDADAGGEEGRDADSGGGDASGKIFVGGVAWETTEETFTKHFQKYGAITDSVIMKDKHTKMPRGFGFVTFSDPSVIDRVLEDEHVIDGRSVEVKRTVPKEEMSTKDGPKTKKIFVGGIPPSLTEDKLKEHFSSYGKVVEHQIMLDHSTGRSRGFGFVTFESEDAVERVMSQGRMHDLGGKQVEIKKAEPKKPGGGDSSSNGRYSRGGGGHRDSYRGSGGGGSGSSSGGGYGYGGGYRSAAAYYGSTAYGAYGRGYGYGNTAGYGSGYGSVYGGSMYGGPYGAYGAYGGAYGGGAYGAPGGYGGAGGYGGYGGAGGMGGGGSTGGRGSRYHPYGK; this is encoded by the exons ATGGCGGGGTACGGGGAGGAGAACCAGGACGCCATGAACGGgtacgaggaggaggaggaggaggaagaggtggaGGAGGTCGAGGAGGTCtacgaggaagaggaggaggaaggggacggGGAGGCGGACGATGGGGCTGCGGccgcgggcgcggaggaggcggcgtcgGCGCCGGATCCTGCTGAGATGAGAAGCGGAGGTGGAGGTCGAGGCCTAGCGGATGTTGTTGGGGATGctgacgccggcggcgaggaagggaGGGATGCAGATTCTGGGGGCGGCGACGCCTCGGG GAAGATTTTCGTAGGGGGTGTAGCCTGGGAGACCACCGAAG AAACGTTCACTAAACATTTTCAGAAGTATGGTGCAATAACTGATTCCGTTATCATGAAGGACAAGCATACGAAGATGCCTCGTGGATTTGGATTTGTCACATTTTCCGATCCATCTGTGATTGATAGGGTTCTAGAGGATGAACATGTCATAGATGGAAGATCG GTTGAAGTCAAAAGGACTGTCCCAAAAGAGGAGATGTCAACAAAAGATGGTCCTAAGACAAAAAAGATCTTTGTGGGTGGTATCCCGCCATCTCTTACTGAAG ATAAATTGAAGGAGCACTTCTCCTCATATGGGAAGGTGGTTGAGCATCAGATTATGCTTGACCATAGCACTGGGCGTTCACGAGGCTTTGGATTTGTCACGTTTGAAAGTGAAGATGCTGTTGAAAGGGTTATGTCACAGGGGAGAATGCATGATCTTGGAGGGAAACAG gttgaaataaagaaagctgaGCCAAAGAAACCTGGTGGGGGTGATTCAAGCTCAAACGGGAGATATAGTCGTGGGGGTGGTGGTCACCGTGATTCTTACCGTGGTAGTGGTGGTGGCGGCTCTGGGAGCAGCAGTGGTGGTGGCTATGGATATGGAGGTGGCTACCGATCAGCTGCAGCCTATTATGGCAGCACAGCTTATGGCGCATATGGCAGAGGATATGGATACGGCAATACTGCTGGCTATGGGTCTGGTTATGGCTCAGTTTATGGTGGTTCCATGTATGGTGGTCCATACGGCGCATACGGGGCATATGGCGGTGCCTATGGAGGTGGTGCATATGGTGCACCAGGAGGCTACGGCGGTGCAGGAGGATATGGCGGATACGGTGGGGCTGGAGGCATGGGTGGTGGTGGTAGCACTGGCGGTCGGGGCTCGAGGTACCACCCTTATGGAAAATGA
- the LOC112889073 gene encoding probable phospholipid-transporting ATPase 4 produces the protein MGRSGGRRRDRMRWSKLYTFSCFRGHHGEAGADGPSSDGAGSLGGPGFSRVVHCNNPGLQKPLKYPTNYITTTKYNIITFFPKAIFEQFRRVANLYFLLTAILSLTPVCPFSAVSMIAPLAFVVGLSMLKEGLEDWRRFIQDMKVNNRKVSVHKGDGEFVYRHWEELCVGDVVKVEKDQFFPADLLLLSSSYEDGICYVETMNLDGETNLKVKRSLEATLPLEEDESFKDLQAVIRCEDPNPSLYTFTGNFEYERQVYALDPFQILLRDSKLRNTSFIYGVVIFTGHDSKVMQNSTESPSKRSRIEKKMDLIIYILFTVLVLISLISSIGFAVRIKLDLPHWWYLQPQNSNKLDDPSRPALSGIFHLITALILYGYLIPISLYVSIELVKVLQAHFINQDIHMFDEDTGNTAQARTSNLNEELGQVHTVLSDKTGTLTCNQMDFLKCSIAGVSYGVGSSEVEIAAAKQMASGADENDMPLQDIWEENNEDEIELVEGVNFSVGNNRKSSIKGFSFEDDRLMQGNWTKEPNSSTILLFFRILALCHTAIPEINEATGSIAYEAESPDEGAFLVAAREFGFEFFKRTQSSVFVREKHTSSQGTIEREFKILNLLEFNSKRKRMTVILKDEDDQILLFCKGADSIIFDRLAKNGRMYEVDTTRHLNDYGEAGLRTLALSYRVLEESEYSSWNAEFLKAKTTIGPDRELQLERVSDLIERELILVGATAVEDKLQKGVPQCIDRLAQAGLKIWVLTGDKMETAINIGYACSLLRQGMKQICLSIPTGDQVAQDAKKAAKESLLSQIANGSQMVKLEKDPDAAFALVIDGKALAFALEDDMKHMFLNLAIECASVICCRVSPKQKALVTRLVKEGVGQTTLAIGDGANDVGMIQEADIGVGISGVEGMQAVMASDFSISQFRFLERLLVVHGHWCYKRIAQMICYFFYKNIAFGLTIFYFEAFAGFSGQSVYDDWFMLLFNVVLTSLPVISLGVFEQDVSSEICLQFPALYQQGPKNLFFDWYRILGWMANGLYSSLAIFFLNLCIFYDQAIRAGGQTADMAAVGTTMFTCIIWAVNMQIALTMSHFTWIQHLFVWGSITTWYLFILAYGMTLRSRDNYQILLEVLGPAPIYWAATLLVTAACNIPYLIHISYQRSCNPLDHHVIQEIKYLKKDVEDQTMWKRERSKARQKTKIGFTARVDAKIKQIKGKLHKKGQSAPSLTIHTVS, from the exons ATGGGCCgttccggcgggcggcggcgggaccgCATGCGATGGAGCAAGCTCTACACCTTCAGCTGCTTCCGGGGCCACCACGGGGAGGCCGGCGCCGATGGGCCCTCCTCCGACGGCGCCGGCTCCCTCGGCGGCCCGGGGTTCTCGCGCGTCGTGCACTGCAACAACCCCGGCCTGCAGAAGCCGCTCAAGTATCCCACCAACTACATCACCACCACCAAGTACAACATCATCACCTTCTTCCCCAAGGCCATCTTCGAGCAGTTCCGGCGCGTCGCCAACCTCTACTTCCTCCTCACCGCCATCCTCTCGCTCACCCCAGTGTGCCCCTTCTCGGCCGTCAGCATGATCGCGCCCCTAGCCTTTGTTGTCGGGCTCAGCATGCTCAAGGAGGGGTTGGAGGACTGGCGCCGATTCATCCAGGACATGAAGGTGAACAACCGCAAGGTTTCCGTGCACAAGGGCGATGGTGAATTCGTGTATCGGCACTGGGAGGAACTTTGCGTCGGCGATGTGGTCAAGGTCGAGAAGGACCAGTTCTTCCCTGCTGATTTGCTGCTGCTGTCCTCGAGCTATGAAGATGGCATTTGCTATGTTGAGACGATGAACCTGGATGGCGAGACGAACCTCAAGGTGAAAAGGTCACTTGAGGCCACGCTGCCGTTGGAAGAAGACGAGTCATTTAAGGATTTACAGGCAGTGATACGCTGCGAGGATCCCAACCCAAGCTTGTACACATTCACTGGTAACTTTGAGTATGAGAGGCAGGTGTACGCCCTTGATCCGTTTCAGATACTTCTCAGGGACTCAAAGCTAAGGAACACATCCTTTATCTATGGAGTGGTCATCTTTACTGGCCATGACAGTAAAGTCATGCAGAATTCAACTGAGTCGCCATCCAAGAGGAGCAGGATTGAGAAGAAGATGGATTTAATCATATACATTCTGTTCACTGTGCTCGTCTTGATATCGCTCATTAGTTCAATCGGGTTTGCTGTGAGGATCAAGTTAGATTTGCCCCACTGGTGGTACTTGCAGCCACAGAACAGCAATAAATTGGATGATCCATCACGCCCTGCTCTTTCTGGGATATTCCATCTAATCACAGCACTCATTCTTTACGGGTATCTGATTCCAATCTCACTGTATGTCTCGATTGAACTCGTAAAAGTATTGCAAGCACATTTCATTAACCAGGATATTCATATGTTCGATGAAGACACGGGTAATACTGCTCAGGCCCGTACATCAAACTTGAACGAGGAGCTTGGTCAGGTTCATACAGTCTTATCGGATAAAACTGGCACTTTGACATGCAATCAGATGGACTTCTTGAAGTGTTCAATTGCTGGAGTTTCATATGGTGTGGGTTCAAGTGAAGTTGAAATTGCTGCTGCAAAGCAGATGGCATCAGGTGCTGATGAAAATGACATGCCTTTACAAGATATATGGGAGGAGAACAATGAGGATGAAATCGAGCTGGTAGAAGGAGTCAACTTTAGTGTTGGGAACAACCGAAAGTCCTCCATAAAAGGCTTCAGTTTTGAGGATGATCGTCTCATGCAAGGGAACTGGACCAAGGAGCCAAATTCTTCCACAATTCTACTCTTCTTCAGGATACTTGCTCTGTGTCACACAGCAATACCAGAGATAAATGAGGCAACTGGTTCTATTGCCTATGAAGCAGAATCACCTGATGAGGGTGCTTTTCTTGTGGCAGCCAGGGAATTTGGGTTTGAATTTTTCAAGCGAACACAATCAAGTGTCTTTGTCAGGGAGAAACACACTTCTTCACAGGGCACAATTGAGAG GGAGTTCAAGATTCtcaatctattggaattcaatAGCAAAAGAAAACGGATGACAGTAATTCTGAAGGATGAAGATGATCAAATTCTTCTTTTTTGCAAAGGAGCAGACAG CATCATATTTGATAGACTGGCCAAAAATGGAAGGATGTATGAAGTTGATACGACCAGGCATCTGAATGATTATGGTGAGGCAGGCCTGCGAACGTTAGCGTTATCATATAGGGTGCTTGAGGAATCAGAGTATTCTTCTTGGAATGCTGAGTTTCTTAAAGCAAAGACCACTATTGGGCCTGATAGAGAGTTGCAACTTGAACGAGTCTCTGATTTGATTGAAAGAGAGTTGATCCTTGTCGGTGCAACTGCAGTAGAGGACAAATTGCAAAAAGGG GTTCCTCAGTGCATAGATCGTTTGGCGCAAGCAGGTCTCAAGATCTGGGTTCTGACAGGTGATAAGATGGAAACTGCAATTAACATTGG TTATGCATGCAGTTTGTTAAGGCAAGGCATGAAACAAATATGTTTGTCCATACCCACTGGTGATCAGGTAGCCCAGGATGCAAAGAAG GCTGCAAAGGAGAGTCTCCTGTCACAAATCGCCAATGGGTCACAAATGGTCAAACTCGAGAAAGATCCAGATGCAGCATTTGCTCTAGTTATTGATGGAAAAGCTCTGGCATTTGCTTTGGAGGACGACATGAAGCACATGTTCTTGAACCTGGCAATAGAGTGTGCTTCTGTCATATGTTGCCGTGTGTCTCCAAAGCAGAAAGCACTG GTGACTCGACTTGTCAAAGAAGGTGTAGGACAAACCACTTTAGCAATAGGTGATGGTGCAAATGACGTGGGCATGATTCAAGAAGCTGATATTGGAGTTGGTATAAGTGGGGTAGAGGGCATGCAG GCGGTGATGGCTAGTGATTTTTCAATTTCTCAATTTCGGTTTCTTGAGCGACTTCTTGTCGTCCATGGACATTGGTGCTACAAGAGAATTGCCCAAATG ATCTGCTACTTCTTTTACAAGAATATTGCCTTTGGGCTTACAATATTTTACTTTGAGGCATTTGCTGGGTTTTCTGGGCAATCTGTATACGATGATTGGTTTATGCTGCTTTTCAATGTTGTTCTTACCTCGCTTCCTGTTATATCACTTGGGGTGTTTGAGCAAGATGTTTCATCTGAAATCTGCTTACAG TTCCCAGCACTATATCAGCAAGGGCCAAAGAATCTTTTCTTTGATTGGTACCGGATCCTAGGATGGATGGCGAATGGCCTCTACTCATCTTTGGCCATATTCTTCCTCAACCTCTGCATATTCTATGATCAGGCAATCCGTGCTGGAGGGCAGACTGCGGACATGGCTGCAGTGGGAACTACCATGTTCACCTGCATCATCTGGGCTGTCAACATGCAGATTGCTCTAACAATGAGCCATTTCACATGGATTCAACATCTCTTTGTATGGGGCAGCATAACAACTTGGTATCTCTTCATCCTTGCCTATGGGATGACACTGAGGTCCCGTGACAACTATCAGATCTTGTTGGAAGTCCTTGGGCCAGCTCCCATATACTGGGCAGCAACGCTTCTGGTTACTGCTGCTTGCAACATCCCCTACCTGATTCATATATCCTACCAGAGATCGTGCAATCCACTTGATCACCATGTGATTCAAGAGATCAAGTACCTAAAGAAAGATGTCGAAGACCAGACAATGTGGAAGAGGGAGCGGTCGAAGGCCAGGCAGAAGACGAAGATTGGTTTCACCGCTAGGGTCGATGCGAAGATCAAGCAGATCAAGGGGAAATTGCATAAGAAAGGTCAATCCGCCCCATCCCTAACAATTCATACAGTATCATAG
- the LOC112891096 gene encoding DEAD-box ATP-dependent RNA helicase 42, with translation MELDLESGGGGSRAVALSVDSPTADLGRGDLGGGGPSADRTVSRRHVSLRLLDGGGGESGVAFEVVGRNPVAVRSLDVWTSGVFRRGEKGELRPGDALSLSLKAPAFWAVRRREENGKGEVDAAVLDAVARRESRTRERKEREREREREREKRAAEEEAMEVTEEEKEAAAEGLDIDLASVDPVREFGFLSMGHEFDSYPKGRIRAPKDWNWFLEETKRTPDDEDDEISNRRGRSKGWGQNKKKKDGEGEDEDWTDESEDEKESPARGPGVKRSKYVTRSKGPKKPRQEISKAKGGDDDDEVEEVGEEEDEEDETLGGFVVNDDDDESMEELSDEEDEEEEFDDEEDDD, from the exons ATGGAGCTTGATCTcgaaagcggcggcgggggaagcaGGGCGGTGGCACTCTCCGTTGACTCCCCAACGGCCGACCTCGGCCGCGGGGacctgggcggcggcggcccctcCGCGGACCGCACCGTCTCGCGCCGCCACGTGTCCCTCCGCCttctcgatggcggcggcggcgagtccGGGGTCGCGTTCGAGGTCGTCGGCAGGAACCCCGTGGCGGTCCGCTCGCTGGATGTCTGGACCAGCGGCGTGTTCCGGCGCGGGGAGAAGGGCGAGCTCAGGCCCGGGGACGCGCTGTCGCTGTCGCTCAAGGCGCCCGCGTTCTGGGCGgtgcggaggagggaggagaacgGGAAGGGTGAGGTGGATGCCGCCGTGCTGGACGCAGTGGCGAGGCGGGAGAGCCGGACGCGGGAGCGGAAGGAGCGGGagcgggagagggagagggagagggagaagcGGGCTGCGGAGGAAGAGGCCATGGAGGTCACTGAAGAGgaaaaggaggcggcggcggagggtttGGATATCGATCTAGCAAGCGTCGATCCGGTTCGAG AATTTGGGTTCTTGTCAATGGGCCATGAATTTGACAGTTATCCAAAGGGAAGGATTCGTGCTCCAAAGGATTGGAATTGGTTTCTAGAGGAAACGAAGAGGACCCCggacgatgaagatgatgagatTAGCAACAGGAGAGGtagatcaaaaggctggggtcagaacaagaagaagaaagatggagAAGGGGAAGATGAGGACTGGACTGATGAGAGTGAGGATGAAAAGGAATCCCCGGCAAGAGGTCCTGGTGTGAAGAGGTCAAAGTATGTGACAAGATCTAAAGGCCCGAAAAAGCCTCGTCAAGAGATCTCAAAGGCTAAAGGtggagatgatgatgacgaGGTTGAAGAGGTAGGGGAAGAAGAGGATGAGGAAGATGAAACTCTGGGAGGTTTTGTAGTTAATGATGACGACGATGAGTCTATGGAAGAGTTGAGTGATGAAGAGGACGAAGAGGAGGAATTCGACGATGAGGAAGATGATGATTGA
- the LOC112891094 gene encoding putative heat stress transcription factor A-6a, which yields MEHPAAVTVKQEEDDDEVVVVLDAGGRAGAALAPAPEPWQSPAASQVPPFLAKMFELVEDPATDGVVSWSAARNSFVVWDPHAFAAGLLPRRFKHANFSTFLRQLNTYGFRKVSPDRWEFAHADFLAGQHHLLANIRRRRGAAPGGSRTARTSAAGSGDREKEELEKLRRDREALVRELARLRRGQQEARAQLLDMERRVRGTERRQEQCTAFLARAVGNPGFLDGLLARRGRAAPVEAGRKRRLLDAAAAAPDAADVLAFEELALAAGAEVEAAPVLAAAAASQVSSSTATATDMIWYELLGEEQVEIDDEVEELVAAAAAAEAAEPWEEMGDEEVEELVQQIGCLGSPSP from the exons ATGGAGCACCCTGCGGCCGTGACGGTCaagcaggaggaggacgacgacgaagTGGTGGTGGTGCTGGACGCTGGGGGGCGAGCAGGCGCGGCgttggcgccggcgccggagcccTGGCAGTCGCCGGCGGCGTCTCAGGTTCCGCCGTTCCTGGCAAAGATGTTCGAGCTGGTGGAGGACCCGGCGACGGACGGCGTGGTATCGTGGAGCGCGGCGCGGAACAGCTTCGTGGTGTGGGACCCGCACGCCTTCGCGGCGGGGCTCCTCCCGCGCCGCTTCAAGCACGCCAACTTCTCCACCTTCCTTCGGCAGCTCAACACCTAC GGATTCCGCAAGGTGAGCCCGGACAGGTGGGAGTTCGCGCACGCCGACTTCCTCGCCGGCCAGCACCACCTCCTTGCCAACATCCGCCGTCGTCGCGGCGCCGCGCCGGGAGGATCCAGGACGGCGAGGACCAGCGCGGCCGGGAGCGGCGACCGTGAGAAGGAGGAGCTCGAGAAGCTGCGGCGCGACCGCGAGGCGCTGGTGCGGGAGCTGGCGCGGCTGCGGCGCGGGCAGCAGGAGGCCCGCGCGCAGCTGCTGGACATGGAGCGCCGCGTGCGGGGCACGgagcggcggcaggagcagTGCACGGCCTTCCTGGCCCGCGCCGTCGGGAACCCGGGCTTCCTGGACGGCCTGCTGGCGCGCCGGGGCCGCGCGGCGCCCGTGGAGGCCGGCAGGAAGCGGCGGCtgctcgacgccgccgcggccgcgccggaCGCGGCGGACGTCCTCGCCTTCGAGGAGTTGGCGCTGGCGGCGGGCGCCGAGGTCGAGGCGGCTCCCGTcctggccgccgcggcggcgagccAGGTCTCCAGcagcaccgccaccgccacggaCATGATATGGTACGAGCTGCTCGGGGAGGAGCAGGTGGAGATCGATGACGAGGTGGAGGAGCTcgtcgcggccgcggccgccgcggaggcGGCCGAGCCGTGGGAGGAGAtgggcgacgaggaggtggaggagctGGTGCAGCAGATTGGCTGCCTGGGCTCGCCAAGCCCTTGA